A portion of the Pangasianodon hypophthalmus isolate fPanHyp1 chromosome 20, fPanHyp1.pri, whole genome shotgun sequence genome contains these proteins:
- the cstf1 gene encoding cleavage stimulation factor subunit 1 — MYRPKPTLKDRQHLYKLIISQLLYDGYTNIANSLINEVKPQSVVSPSEQLMQLAKIGMENDDSAVQYAIGRSDTVAPGVGIDLEFDADVQTMSPEASEYETCYVTSHKGPCRVATYSRDGQLIATGSADASIKILDTERMLAKSAMPLEVMMNETAQQNMENHPVIRTLYDHVDEVTCLAFHPTEQILASGSRDYTLKLFDYSKPSAKRAFKYIQEAEMLRSISFHPSGDYLLVGTQHPTLRLYDVNTFQCFVSCNPLDQHTDAICSVSYNPGANTYVTCSKDGSIKLWDGISNRCVSTFEKAHDGAEVCSAVFSKNSKYILSSGKDSVAKLWEISTGRTLVKYTGAGLSGRQTHRTQGVFNHTEDYVLLPDERTVSLCCWDSRTAERKNLLSLGHNNIVRCIVHSPTNPGFMTCSDDFRARFWYRRTTTD, encoded by the exons ATGTATCGTCCTAAACCGACCCTGAAAGACAGGCAGCACTTGTATAAGCTGATCATCAGCCAGCTGCTGTATGACGGTTACACCAACATCGCCAACAGCCTCATAAATGAAGTGAAGCCGCAGAGTGTGGTGTCTCCATCTGAGCAGCTTATGCAGCTCGCCAAGATCG GAATGGAGAATGATGACAGCGCAGTGCAGTATGCTATTGGACGTTCAGACACGGTGGCTCCTGGTGTGGGCATTGACCTTGAGTTTGATGCTGACGTGCAGACCATGTCTCCAGAGGCCTCGGAGTACGAGACGTGTTATGTGACATCACACAAAGGGCCGTGTCGTGTGGCCACGTACAGCCGAGACGGACAGCTCATTGCCACTGGCTCTGCAGACGCCTCTATTAAAATCCTGGACACAGAACGTATGCTGGCCAAGAGCGCAATGCCCCTGGAG GTGATGATGAACGAGACAGCACAGCAGAACATGGAGAATCACCCGGTTATCCGAACTCTGTATGACCATGTAGACGAGGTCACCTGCCTGGCCTTCCACCCCACCGAGCAGATCCTGGCCTCGGGATCCCGCGATTACACACTCAAACTGTTTGACTACTCCAAGCCCTCGGCAAAAAGAGCTTTCAAATACATCCAG GAAGCAGAAATGCTGCGCTCCATCTCCTTCCACCCGTCAGGAGATTACTTGCTGGTGGGCACACAGCATCCAACACTGCGCCTTTACGATGTCAATACGTTCCAGTGTTTTGTGTCGTGCAACCCTCTGGATCAGCACACTGATGCCATCTGCAGTGTGAGCTACAACCCAGGAGCCAACACCTACGTCACGTGCAGCAAGGACGGCAGCATCAAGCTGTGGGACGGCATCTCCAACCGATGCGTGTCCACATTCGAGAAGGCGCATGATGGGGCTGAGGTCTGCTCGGCCGTCTTCTCCAAAAACTCAAAGTACATTCTGTCCAGCGGCAAGGACTCTGTGGCCAAGCTGTGGGAGATCTCCACTGGTCGCACACTGGTCAAGTACACGG GAGCAGGACTGAGTGGCCGTCAGACGCACCGCACGCAGGGTGTTTTTAACCACACCGAGGACTACGTGCTGCTGCCGGACGAGCGGACGGTCAGCCTGTGCTGTTGGGACTCGCGTACAGCCGAGCGGAAGAACCTGCTCTCACTTGGCCATAATAATATTGTGCGCTGCATCGTGCACTCTCCCACTAACCCGGGCTTCATGACGTGCAGTGACGACTTCCGTGCCCGCTTCTGGTACCGCCGGACAACCACCGACTGA